The following are from one region of the Chromobacterium phragmitis genome:
- a CDS encoding methyl-accepting chemotaxis protein, translating into MANIGLSLKARLVGLMALMVVVVCGLGVVSVYNQRSVMLQDRQDKVRNLVESAVGLVSSYEKMVEEGKLKEADAKRMLSKALSSMHYEKADYFFAYDSDWNYVAHGAKPGLIGKNLAGVKDPNGIELKTLFQNAISSPGGGGYGEYVWSKPGFDTPQPKISYVTTTPKWHWIIGTGIYLDDVSAAFRHELLWLGGVLSVALLVLLGMGGMILRNVLSQLGADPQDTVAVVKRIAAGQLGEEVMVRPGDEDSLMAAVGAMQRELERLVRDIVAGANKLSQVSSEVTGEAEAVGRGSEQQSAAATAMAASIEELTVSVNHISDRSQDARNLANESGTLSKSGGAVIAEAVSEMRRINDAVDQTSGIITSLADKTQTISTIMQVIKDIADQTNLLALNAAIEAARAGEMGRGFAVVADEVRKLSERTAQATQEIASMIQDVQQGAEHSRNSMEEAVARVKAGLDLAEQAGSEIARIQDSANGVVSVIGDISHALQEQSVASQTIAQHVEQIAHSATSNATASKSASQAIHNMDQLAANLRQLVSRFTVRG; encoded by the coding sequence ATGGCAAATATAGGCTTGAGCCTGAAGGCGCGGCTTGTCGGCTTGATGGCGTTGATGGTGGTAGTGGTGTGCGGCTTGGGCGTGGTGTCGGTGTACAACCAGCGCTCGGTGATGCTGCAAGACCGGCAGGACAAGGTGCGCAACCTGGTCGAGAGCGCGGTGGGCCTGGTCTCCAGTTACGAGAAGATGGTGGAGGAAGGCAAGCTCAAGGAGGCGGACGCCAAGCGCATGCTGTCCAAGGCCTTGAGTTCGATGCACTACGAGAAGGCGGATTACTTTTTCGCCTACGACTCCGACTGGAACTATGTCGCCCACGGCGCCAAGCCGGGGTTGATAGGCAAGAACCTGGCCGGGGTGAAGGACCCTAACGGCATCGAGCTGAAAACGCTGTTCCAGAATGCGATTTCCTCGCCAGGAGGCGGCGGCTATGGCGAGTATGTTTGGAGCAAGCCTGGTTTCGATACGCCTCAGCCCAAGATTTCCTATGTCACCACCACGCCGAAATGGCACTGGATCATAGGCACCGGCATTTATCTGGACGATGTGTCCGCCGCGTTCCGGCATGAGCTGTTGTGGCTGGGCGGCGTGCTGAGCGTGGCGCTGCTGGTGCTGCTGGGCATGGGCGGCATGATACTGCGCAATGTGCTGAGCCAGCTCGGCGCCGATCCCCAGGATACGGTGGCGGTGGTCAAGCGCATCGCCGCCGGCCAGCTGGGCGAGGAGGTCATGGTGCGCCCGGGAGACGAAGACAGCCTGATGGCGGCGGTGGGCGCGATGCAGCGTGAGCTGGAGCGGCTGGTGCGCGACATCGTCGCCGGCGCCAACAAACTGTCTCAGGTCAGCAGCGAAGTGACCGGCGAGGCAGAGGCGGTGGGGCGCGGCTCCGAACAGCAGAGCGCGGCGGCTACCGCGATGGCGGCCTCGATCGAGGAACTGACCGTCAGCGTCAACCACATCTCCGACCGCTCGCAGGACGCCCGCAATCTGGCCAACGAGTCCGGCACGCTGTCGAAAAGCGGCGGCGCGGTGATCGCCGAAGCGGTCAGCGAGATGCGCCGCATCAATGACGCGGTGGATCAGACATCGGGCATCATCACCAGCCTGGCGGACAAGACCCAGACCATCTCCACCATCATGCAGGTGATCAAGGACATCGCCGACCAGACCAATCTGCTGGCGCTGAACGCCGCGATCGAGGCGGCGCGCGCTGGAGAGATGGGCCGCGGTTTCGCCGTGGTGGCGGACGAGGTGCGCAAGCTGTCCGAGCGCACCGCGCAGGCGACGCAGGAAATCGCCAGCATGATCCAGGATGTGCAGCAGGGCGCCGAGCATTCCCGCAACAGCATGGAGGAGGCTGTGGCGCGGGTGAAGGCGGGACTGGATCTGGCGGAGCAGGCGGGTTCCGAGATCGCCCGCATCCAGGACAGCGCCAATGGCGTAGTGTCGGTGATTGGCGATATTTCCCACGCCTTGCAGGAACAGAGCGTGGCCAGCCAGACTATCGCCCAGCATGTGGAGCAGATCGCCCACAGCGCCACCAGCAACGCGACCGCCTCCAAGTCGGCGTCACAGGCCATCCACAATATGGACCAACTGGCGGCCAATCTGCGGCAGCTGGTGTCCCGTTTCACGGTGCGGGGTTAA